The Proteus vulgaris genome has a segment encoding these proteins:
- the pqiA_2 gene encoding paraquat-inducible membrane protein A — protein sequence MSLQKTWAALITAIILLLPANLLPISIFYLNGQRTEDTIFSGVIALVNSGNTPIAIIVFIASIFVPFFKIIIMLGLLLSIHFNSHLDPLFRMKLYRFVSWIGRWSMLDLFVIALMMSLINRDQLMTFTMGPAAFYFGTAVILTILAVEWLDSRLLWDTYATRRKRRSGNTSPNTPQA from the coding sequence ATGAGTTTACAAAAAACATGGGCTGCATTAATTACAGCAATTATTTTATTATTACCTGCAAATTTATTGCCTATTTCTATTTTTTATTTAAACGGTCAACGCACCGAAGATACCATTTTTTCAGGTGTCATAGCCTTAGTAAATTCGGGTAATACCCCTATTGCCATTATCGTTTTTATTGCCAGTATTTTTGTACCTTTTTTCAAAATTATTATCATGCTGGGATTATTATTGAGTATTCACTTTAATTCCCATCTTGATCCTCTATTTCGTATGAAGCTATACCGTTTTGTCTCTTGGATAGGACGCTGGTCAATGCTTGACCTCTTTGTGATCGCACTGATGATGTCATTAATTAATCGAGATCAACTGATGACGTTCACAATGGGCCCAGCGGCTTTTTATTTTGGTACTGCGGTTATTCTTACTATCCTTGCCGTTGAATGGTTGGATAGTCGTTTACTATGGGATACTTATGCAACACGAAGAAAACGACGTTCAGGAAATACAAGCCCAAATACGCCGCAAGCGTAG
- the yebS_1 gene encoding Inner membrane protein yebS, producing the protein MSNSENDIATKEIKSIRCQECDHLVALPLSLKRGEDAYCPRCQAKLASYRDWSLTRLLILSITMLILASIAFTQPLIKIHLLGTMITANVLDGIRMMSEQGSPLTATMVVFVL; encoded by the coding sequence ATGAGCAACTCTGAGAACGATATCGCAACTAAAGAAATAAAATCAATACGCTGCCAAGAATGTGACCATCTTGTGGCACTACCTCTTTCGCTTAAGCGTGGAGAAGATGCGTATTGTCCACGTTGCCAAGCTAAACTCGCCTCTTATCGAGATTGGTCATTGACTCGTTTATTAATTTTATCGATTACAATGCTTATCTTGGCATCTATTGCATTTACTCAACCATTAATCAAAATTCATCTATTAGGTACAATGATAACAGCCAATGTACTTGATGGTATTCGTATGATGTCAGAGCAAGGCTCTCCACTTACTGCAACGATGGTAGTCTTTGTGCTGTAG
- the yebS_2 gene encoding Inner membrane protein yebS, with protein sequence MLGKLKEWVMLDVYLIGLGVATIKLGDYATVYIGNGLIAFISLMLLSLLMLINLNMDQLWQRFLPTKNNPPKPCYMPCLSLSF encoded by the coding sequence ATGCTTGGAAAATTAAAAGAATGGGTAATGCTAGATGTTTATTTGATTGGACTTGGTGTGGCTACAATAAAATTAGGTGACTACGCTACGGTTTATATTGGCAATGGTTTAATTGCTTTTATTTCTCTAATGCTACTCAGCTTATTGATGCTGATTAATCTTAATATGGACCAACTTTGGCAACGATTTTTACCCACAAAAAACAATCCACCAAAGCCCTGCTACATGCCATGCTTGTCATTATCATTTTAA